One segment of Leptospirillum ferrooxidans C2-3 DNA contains the following:
- a CDS encoding Fur family transcriptional regulator, producing MGVDGREKRFSYEDMTALLAEKGCRLTEQRDIILKAILSFPLTFSPMDLEKLLMVSDPALGRATIFRAIDLFLEMGILEKIHRESGDDVYLVGSVGHHHHLICRVCGEIRDIDSCPFEEGIHEIMRQAGYSEGYHRIEIEGICGVCKKVSEENPEEHSGRSRAHGGKVRQFH from the coding sequence ATGGGGGTTGATGGAAGGGAAAAGCGTTTTTCATATGAGGATATGACAGCATTGCTGGCAGAAAAAGGTTGCCGTCTGACAGAGCAGCGAGATATTATTTTGAAAGCAATCCTCTCTTTTCCTCTTACCTTTTCGCCCATGGATCTTGAAAAGCTTTTGATGGTCTCTGATCCGGCATTGGGACGTGCGACGATCTTTCGTGCCATTGACCTTTTTTTAGAGATGGGGATCCTTGAAAAAATCCACAGGGAATCGGGAGATGATGTCTATCTTGTGGGATCTGTTGGCCACCATCATCATTTGATATGTCGTGTTTGTGGTGAGATTCGTGACATTGACTCTTGCCCCTTTGAAGAGGGAATTCACGAAATTATGCGGCAGGCAGGTTACTCGGAAGGGTATCACCGGATTGAAATAGAGGGAATCTGTGGGGTTTGTAAAAAGGTTTCTGAAGAAAATCCGGAAGAACATTCTGGCCGATCAAGGGCCCATGGCGGTAAAGTGAGGCAATTCCATTGA
- a CDS encoding efflux RND transporter permease subunit has product MFLSTFAIKRPVTTLIIFIALISSGLYSYFSLGRNLFPRVSFPILSVTYLLPGVSSKVLEKTVVPPVEEALSSLPGLKHLHVVSLSGVVSLTAIFSEHSDPRLIYPRLQEKVESVSPSLPSGTAPPIISVVNPTSLPLLWVILPIPDSMDSRVITDWAMMNLVTPIRKLSGVADVKPIFPAREVLHISLHRKELTKYLVPVTSVLESLKKVGLSIPAGTMTSGKEEIMVETLDSESTVASLSSLPVPDGKGRTIPLSRIATISIGPVRETEIFRIDGTRAIGLRIFKKKGADGLSLSGKIRKIILERKAVAAVSGVNGQSIVLDPVIRMDRSEMIRKNNRELLETLLFGGALTVLVIWIFLGSFKTTMIASISIPSSVIATFLMMKMAHFSLNNMTMLGLSLVVGILVDDAIVVLENIHRHGQMGKPFDQAVSDGVGEIGMAVMATTFSIISVFAPVAFMHGIIGKFFFEFGLTVSFAVLVSMLVSLTLIPVMMNFSSGSGMKSVSSRVLDGKMDALISKYRALLIKALDHPGSVAGVGFLSIALAAGILYLLGADLVPRTDDGAFVVRMTAGEASSIDFSKTIFKDVASKIRQQKGIDSVFYQIGNSYGGSSNRGYFYVLMKPLSMRKTSEEDAIVHLRKLLLTYPAIDFSIDHLSPLGGNGTDVPIQIILQGPDRKRLASLVESLRMDLEKTKGFVDITTREGERQKLLAVVPKKNLPAGSSASELGGTLHLYLAGMDTGWARVDGRTIPVHLSMISKDLSSPSDLESLPMMTSTGKVILLGDMARVESAVQFKRRVRDDRMPSVTLESNLSGNIPLKTALDDITQWKKDHLPGNYRLRFGGSGDVMNNAIGSFMMAIGLAIIAVFMVLASQFESFVQPFIITLSIPVSLSGAALALYLTGNSLNIMSAMGLIILFGLVAKNAILMVDYTNTLRKRGYSRRDALLAACPVRLRPILMTTVAMVAGMSPMALGIGSGGPLRAPMALVVMGGLISSMLLTLFIVPVAYDFFARWNVFSQKNEVKD; this is encoded by the coding sequence ATGTTTCTTTCAACATTCGCAATCAAAAGACCAGTTACAACCCTGATTATCTTTATTGCGCTGATCTCATCGGGCCTATACTCCTATTTTTCCCTTGGGCGAAATCTTTTTCCCAGGGTGTCTTTCCCAATCCTTTCCGTGACATATCTTCTGCCTGGTGTTTCTTCAAAGGTCCTTGAAAAGACAGTGGTTCCTCCGGTTGAAGAAGCCCTTTCAAGTCTTCCGGGTCTCAAGCATCTCCATGTGGTCAGCCTTTCCGGGGTGGTTTCCCTGACTGCAATTTTTTCGGAACATTCCGATCCCCGTCTGATTTACCCAAGACTTCAGGAAAAGGTTGAAAGTGTTTCACCAAGCCTCCCTTCTGGAACGGCTCCACCAATCATATCGGTCGTCAATCCGACCTCCTTGCCACTTTTATGGGTGATCCTCCCGATTCCGGACTCAATGGATTCTCGTGTCATAACGGATTGGGCGATGATGAATCTGGTCACCCCCATCAGAAAGCTTTCGGGGGTTGCAGATGTGAAGCCGATCTTTCCTGCAAGGGAGGTCCTTCATATCAGTTTGCACAGGAAGGAGCTCACAAAGTATCTGGTTCCGGTGACATCGGTCCTTGAATCCCTGAAAAAGGTCGGACTGTCCATTCCGGCAGGAACAATGACTTCCGGCAAGGAAGAAATAATGGTTGAAACACTCGATTCCGAGTCGACTGTGGCATCTCTTTCTTCCCTTCCTGTTCCGGATGGGAAAGGCAGGACGATTCCACTCTCAAGGATTGCGACCATTTCCATCGGTCCGGTCAGGGAAACCGAAATTTTCAGGATCGATGGAACGCGAGCCATCGGGTTGAGGATATTCAAGAAAAAGGGTGCTGATGGATTGTCCCTTTCCGGCAAGATCCGAAAGATCATACTGGAGAGGAAAGCCGTTGCTGCCGTTTCTGGTGTAAATGGACAATCGATCGTTCTTGATCCCGTTATTCGCATGGACCGCTCGGAGATGATTCGGAAAAACAATCGGGAGCTTCTTGAGACGCTTCTCTTCGGTGGTGCTTTAACCGTATTGGTAATTTGGATCTTTTTAGGGAGCTTCAAGACAACAATGATTGCCTCCATTTCGATCCCATCATCGGTGATTGCGACATTTCTGATGATGAAAATGGCTCACTTCTCTCTTAATAATATGACAATGCTGGGACTCTCCCTGGTTGTCGGAATCCTGGTGGATGATGCGATTGTTGTCCTTGAGAATATTCACCGCCATGGGCAGATGGGGAAACCCTTTGATCAGGCTGTTTCAGATGGTGTCGGGGAAATCGGGATGGCGGTCATGGCGACCACTTTTTCCATCATTTCTGTCTTTGCCCCTGTTGCCTTCATGCATGGCATTATCGGAAAGTTCTTTTTCGAGTTTGGTCTGACCGTTTCCTTTGCGGTGCTTGTTTCCATGCTGGTTTCTTTAACCTTGATTCCTGTGATGATGAATTTTTCTTCCGGATCAGGGATGAAATCTGTTTCATCAAGAGTCCTTGATGGGAAAATGGATGCACTGATTTCAAAATATCGCGCCCTTTTGATAAAAGCTCTTGATCATCCCGGTTCTGTTGCCGGGGTGGGTTTCTTGTCGATTGCGCTTGCTGCGGGGATTCTCTATTTGTTGGGCGCTGATCTTGTCCCACGGACAGATGATGGAGCTTTTGTCGTGAGGATGACGGCGGGAGAGGCTTCTTCGATCGACTTTTCCAAAACAATTTTTAAGGATGTTGCTTCAAAAATCCGACAACAAAAAGGGATCGACTCTGTTTTTTACCAGATTGGAAATTCTTACGGTGGTTCGTCCAACAGAGGATATTTCTATGTATTGATGAAGCCATTGTCCATGAGGAAAACTTCGGAAGAAGACGCTATCGTTCATTTGAGGAAGCTTCTTCTGACCTACCCGGCCATTGATTTTTCGATAGATCATCTTTCACCTCTTGGTGGTAATGGAACGGATGTCCCAATTCAGATCATTCTTCAGGGACCGGACAGAAAGAGGCTGGCATCATTGGTTGAGAGCCTCCGTATGGACCTTGAAAAAACAAAGGGGTTTGTCGATATCACGACGCGGGAAGGTGAGCGACAGAAGCTTTTGGCTGTTGTCCCCAAGAAAAATCTTCCAGCCGGGAGTAGTGCAAGTGAATTGGGCGGAACTCTTCATCTTTATTTGGCAGGCATGGATACCGGATGGGCCAGAGTCGATGGCCGGACCATTCCCGTCCATCTATCCATGATTTCCAAGGATCTGAGTTCTCCTTCGGATCTGGAGTCCTTGCCGATGATGACCTCCACCGGAAAAGTCATCCTTTTGGGGGATATGGCAAGGGTGGAATCAGCTGTTCAGTTTAAAAGACGAGTTCGTGATGACCGGATGCCATCGGTGACCCTTGAATCCAATCTTTCGGGAAACATCCCTCTCAAGACGGCATTGGATGACATCACCCAATGGAAAAAAGATCATCTCCCCGGAAATTACCGTCTTCGTTTCGGGGGATCGGGAGATGTCATGAACAATGCGATCGGCTCTTTCATGATGGCTATTGGATTGGCCATTATCGCTGTCTTTATGGTGCTTGCCTCCCAGTTTGAAAGTTTTGTCCAGCCATTCATTATTACACTCTCGATTCCTGTCTCCTTGTCCGGAGCAGCGTTGGCTCTTTATCTGACAGGCAATTCCCTCAACATCATGAGTGCGATGGGGCTGATCATCCTCTTTGGACTTGTGGCAAAAAATGCAATACTGATGGTGGACTATACAAATACTTTGAGAAAAAGAGGCTATTCGCGAAGGGATGCGCTTTTGGCAGCCTGTCCTGTAAGGTTAAGGCCTATATTGATGACGACTGTTGCCATGGTCGCTGGGATGTCTCCAATGGCACTTGGTATCGGTTCCGGTGGTCCGTTGCGTGCTCCAATGGCACTGGTTGTTATGGGTGGATTGATCTCTTCCATGTTGCTGACATTGTTTATCGTTCCTGTTGCTTATGACTTTTTTGCCCGTTGGAATGTTTTTTCTCAAAAAAATGAAGTGAAGGACTAA
- a CDS encoding TlpA family protein disulfide reductase: MKKMGFLFVCFLLIGGCNWFLSFPKEGTMAPISHNPVLRIGERYTDLCTMNVPDHLHRESVSHALFHHRPFLIFFGAPVHCTPCVHEARLIGGLMDLYRSRMAFIHIDDYEDSEQQTVHDWRVHGEPWVAIINQKGVIAKVIPGDASYGSLNKIIQHTIR, encoded by the coding sequence ATGAAAAAAATGGGTTTCCTGTTTGTCTGCTTCCTCTTGATCGGAGGGTGCAACTGGTTTCTTTCCTTCCCGAAGGAAGGAACAATGGCCCCCATCAGCCACAATCCCGTGCTCAGGATCGGTGAACGCTACACGGATCTCTGCACGATGAATGTGCCGGACCATCTTCACCGGGAAAGCGTCAGCCATGCTCTGTTCCACCATCGTCCGTTCCTGATTTTTTTTGGAGCCCCGGTCCATTGCACGCCATGCGTCCATGAAGCCCGACTAATTGGTGGATTGATGGATCTCTACAGAAGCCGGATGGCTTTTATCCATATCGATGACTATGAGGATTCGGAACAGCAGACTGTCCACGACTGGCGCGTTCATGGAGAACCATGGGTTGCAATCATCAATCAAAAAGGTGTAATCGCAAAGGTTATTCCCGGTGATGCAAGTTACGGATCCCTGAATAAAATCATTCAGCACACTATCCGCTAG
- a CDS encoding tRNA nucleotidyltransferase/poly(A) polymerase family protein — protein MHQREERGGEFMVSNLLGVSRLIFKWIPPPPDGKAFLVGGLVRDFLLSGYGPPDLRDVDICLSGDVLKWSERISKNLSCEVIFEPRFNTARFWVKHGRDIHVDIAMARTEVYESPGALPIVTPATLLEDLGRRDFSINAMAWPLEEVGDCQDRLIDPFGGREDIHSGVLRVLHRNSFRDDPTRMFRGFRLLSRFSFKWEEGTQSLLSEGVSQKSVLTISGTRIRKEFVRIFLEKEPVDVLKRIYLSGLMWSLFPKAIWSQTLEGSLLEVVWLVKMIFGGSVSSLLPLKWSLLREWCHGETFFYLPILKELPSEDLESGIRFFGLEGKVGSILKDVISEPSVSSGKEMNPGKFLRVISQHVVETGSRYGWLMPQSRMDDRKNLLSRLSSFSENILKSSFISGEDLLRMGIPGGKRVGEMLKSVDERVREGKITSREEALQWVRSEMLRT, from the coding sequence TTGCATCAACGCGAGGAACGGGGAGGGGAATTTATGGTGTCCAATCTTCTCGGTGTTTCCCGACTGATCTTCAAGTGGATTCCCCCCCCTCCAGATGGAAAAGCTTTTCTGGTAGGGGGCCTTGTTCGGGATTTTTTACTTTCCGGGTATGGTCCTCCTGATCTCCGGGATGTGGATATCTGTCTTTCGGGAGATGTCTTGAAATGGAGTGAACGAATTTCTAAAAACCTCTCCTGCGAGGTCATTTTTGAGCCAAGGTTCAATACGGCAAGGTTCTGGGTAAAACACGGAAGAGATATTCATGTCGATATTGCGATGGCAAGAACGGAAGTTTATGAAAGCCCTGGAGCTCTTCCCATTGTGACTCCAGCAACCCTCCTCGAAGATTTGGGGCGAAGGGATTTTTCCATTAATGCGATGGCATGGCCACTCGAAGAGGTTGGAGATTGCCAGGATCGGCTGATAGACCCGTTTGGTGGCCGAGAAGATATTCATTCTGGAGTATTGAGAGTTTTACACAGAAACTCTTTCCGGGATGATCCTACCCGAATGTTTCGGGGTTTCCGTCTGCTTTCCCGTTTTTCCTTTAAGTGGGAAGAAGGGACTCAATCGCTGCTCTCTGAAGGTGTTTCCCAAAAGAGCGTCCTCACGATTTCAGGAACACGTATCCGAAAAGAGTTTGTCAGAATTTTTCTTGAAAAAGAACCTGTTGATGTCTTGAAGCGGATTTATCTATCGGGATTGATGTGGTCCCTTTTTCCAAAAGCCATTTGGAGCCAAACTCTGGAGGGTTCTCTTCTGGAGGTTGTTTGGCTTGTTAAAATGATCTTTGGGGGGAGCGTGTCTTCTCTTCTTCCCTTGAAGTGGTCCTTGCTCAGGGAGTGGTGTCATGGAGAAACCTTTTTTTATCTGCCCATTCTGAAGGAGCTTCCTTCGGAGGATCTGGAGTCTGGAATCCGGTTTTTCGGTTTGGAGGGAAAGGTAGGGAGCATCCTGAAGGATGTCATATCGGAGCCTTCCGTGTCTTCCGGAAAAGAGATGAACCCGGGCAAGTTTTTGAGGGTCATTTCCCAACATGTTGTTGAAACGGGCTCCCGGTACGGGTGGCTCATGCCCCAATCTCGAATGGACGATCGGAAGAATCTTTTGTCAAGGTTAAGTTCTTTTTCAGAAAACATTCTCAAGAGTTCGTTTATTTCCGGAGAGGATTTACTGCGGATGGGGATCCCTGGCGGGAAGCGGGTCGGTGAAATGCTCAAATCTGTTGATGAACGCGTGAGGGAAGGGAAAATTACCTCCCGGGAAGAAGCGCTCCAATGGGTCCGGAGTGAAATGCTCCGGACCTGA
- a CDS encoding tetratricopeptide repeat protein yields MIPEISEKAQEEPRQTILLIHHVGEMVNRGDLEGALLLIDEALQKNPESSRIKAEKGKILELSGRTREAEDLYWSSFEPANSNCPESFLYLASLKMNAGDLQKALWLLEKGLERFPENQFILLEAGIVSALLGKWWLALDRLNALVRTKTPPVEAIMAWGALITRLALVEDYPELVTRYRTIADRNPSDIDSRILYVHALEIADQKRKALKEIKGLEKIFTKSPVLLREMGRVLMNNNEYAQAIDSFRRVLDLEGDSPSLRHTMAMAHKLNGKPLAALESIGRAIELEPDNPEHSLLMGQIVLDMGDLDRASTIIHQHQHAPSFRNLGDLYVQKKKWGQATEAYLRGFEIHPTPETGEEILRLIEKKGGEPFVFMEVMAWMDLFFPKRIPSRYRTASFLDTFLKRIKPLKEDTETIAIKAIATYFRGKTNDAIPMLEKVVTIDPLSEVLFWMISLCYEMTGNIPKAIDAATKVYQNSREPVTLFYTLGRLYLKKGTSVEEIHALREKFISHHGPKAGFFRVMTEFHLGQNDWQKAIECLQEGMQRSQENIALFPDYQRLLEEKALSR; encoded by the coding sequence ATGATTCCGGAAATATCTGAAAAAGCCCAGGAAGAACCCAGACAAACCATCCTGCTCATTCATCATGTCGGAGAAATGGTCAACAGGGGAGATCTTGAGGGAGCGCTCCTCCTGATCGACGAAGCTCTTCAAAAAAATCCGGAATCATCCAGAATCAAGGCCGAAAAAGGAAAGATACTCGAACTCTCCGGCCGAACCCGGGAGGCTGAAGATCTTTATTGGAGTTCCTTTGAACCGGCAAACTCCAATTGTCCAGAGTCCTTTCTCTATCTTGCCTCCCTCAAAATGAATGCGGGAGATCTGCAAAAGGCCCTTTGGTTACTTGAAAAAGGGCTAGAACGATTTCCCGAAAACCAATTCATCCTTCTCGAAGCAGGCATTGTTTCTGCACTTTTAGGAAAATGGTGGCTGGCTCTCGACCGTCTGAATGCCCTGGTCCGGACAAAAACACCTCCAGTAGAGGCGATCATGGCATGGGGAGCACTCATTACAAGACTTGCTCTTGTCGAGGATTACCCAGAGCTTGTCACCCGATATCGGACAATTGCCGATCGGAACCCTTCTGACATTGACAGCCGAATTCTGTATGTCCACGCATTGGAAATTGCCGATCAAAAAAGAAAAGCCCTAAAGGAAATCAAGGGACTCGAAAAAATCTTTACCAAATCTCCTGTTCTTCTCAGAGAAATGGGTCGAGTCCTCATGAACAACAATGAATATGCCCAGGCAATCGATTCCTTTCGACGAGTGCTTGATCTTGAGGGCGACTCCCCCTCCCTTCGTCACACAATGGCCATGGCACATAAACTGAACGGAAAACCACTGGCAGCACTCGAATCCATCGGAAGAGCCATCGAACTTGAGCCCGACAATCCCGAGCATAGCCTGCTCATGGGACAAATCGTTTTGGATATGGGAGATCTTGACCGGGCAAGCACCATCATTCACCAACATCAGCATGCCCCATCTTTTCGAAATCTCGGTGATCTTTATGTGCAAAAAAAGAAATGGGGACAGGCGACTGAAGCCTACCTCCGAGGGTTCGAGATTCACCCGACTCCCGAAACGGGAGAGGAAATACTCCGGCTCATTGAAAAAAAAGGCGGGGAACCTTTCGTCTTCATGGAAGTTATGGCCTGGATGGACCTTTTCTTCCCCAAGAGGATTCCCTCCCGATACCGAACAGCATCATTCCTTGACACATTCCTCAAAAGAATAAAACCTTTAAAAGAAGATACAGAAACGATCGCCATTAAAGCCATTGCGACCTACTTCCGGGGAAAAACAAACGATGCCATTCCCATGCTTGAAAAAGTGGTCACAATTGATCCCCTGAGTGAAGTTCTTTTCTGGATGATTTCACTGTGTTATGAAATGACAGGGAACATTCCAAAGGCGATTGACGCGGCCACAAAAGTTTACCAGAACTCCAGAGAGCCAGTGACCCTTTTCTATACCTTGGGGAGGCTTTATCTGAAAAAAGGGACATCTGTTGAAGAAATTCATGCTCTAAGAGAAAAGTTCATCTCCCACCATGGACCAAAAGCGGGATTTTTCAGAGTCATGACCGAGTTTCACCTTGGACAAAATGACTGGCAAAAAGCCATTGAGTGCTTGCAGGAAGGTATGCAGCGATCACAGGAAAATATTGCCCTCTTTCCCGACTATCAGCGACTGCTCGAAGAAAAAGCTCTATCCCGCTGA
- a CDS encoding Ppx/GppA phosphatase family protein, translating into MSLSNHRICLVDVGTNSVRMMVADVSNQRISKVILTDGKITRLGEGLHDTGIVGEAALSRTVELIAQFLSTAAPFRPDLVRLIGTSAVRQASNQADVLKRVFEATGVPLEVIGGETEAIWTYHGALGNLFDLTPPYLVIDIGGGSTELIYGETLTESLRAYSVEVGVVTLTERMIHSDPPKKEELENARREVKRSFEGVISKLLPFLTSSVTCVGTAGTVTTLMAFSMGMSLYDPKKIHGHGLQRSRITELVSRLSSLTLSERLKLPGIEKGREDLILSGGIILDVLMEQLNLAGLIVSDSGLREGALLKTASLLK; encoded by the coding sequence GTGAGTTTATCGAATCATCGCATATGTCTGGTGGATGTCGGGACCAATTCCGTGAGAATGATGGTTGCGGATGTTTCCAACCAGCGAATCTCCAAGGTGATACTGACGGATGGAAAAATTACCCGTCTGGGGGAGGGGCTCCATGATACAGGGATCGTTGGTGAAGCTGCGCTTTCCCGTACAGTTGAATTGATTGCCCAATTCTTATCGACTGCGGCTCCGTTCAGACCGGATCTTGTCCGTCTGATCGGGACATCAGCGGTTCGTCAGGCAAGCAATCAGGCTGATGTCCTAAAACGGGTGTTTGAAGCAACGGGGGTTCCGCTTGAAGTGATCGGTGGGGAAACTGAGGCAATTTGGACCTACCACGGTGCATTGGGAAATCTTTTTGATCTGACACCTCCGTATCTGGTAATCGATATTGGTGGAGGATCGACAGAACTCATCTATGGAGAGACCCTTACGGAAAGTTTGAGGGCCTATTCTGTCGAAGTGGGTGTGGTCACTCTCACAGAGAGAATGATTCACTCTGATCCTCCCAAAAAGGAGGAATTGGAGAATGCGAGAAGGGAAGTCAAAAGGTCTTTTGAAGGAGTCATTTCAAAGCTGTTGCCATTTCTGACGTCAAGTGTGACTTGTGTCGGAACCGCTGGAACCGTCACAACCCTGATGGCTTTTTCGATGGGGATGAGTTTATATGACCCGAAAAAGATCCATGGCCATGGCCTTCAGAGATCCCGAATCACCGAACTTGTGAGCAGACTCTCATCCCTGACCCTTTCCGAACGACTCAAGCTTCCGGGAATCGAAAAGGGGCGGGAAGATCTGATCCTTTCCGGAGGGATTATCCTCGATGTCCTGATGGAGCAGCTCAATCTTGCAGGTTTGATTGTTTCTGATTCAGGATTGCGAGAAGGGGCCCTTTTGAAGACAGCGAGTCTGTTAAAATGA
- the recG gene encoding ATP-dependent DNA helicase RecG encodes MLTPATSISSLPDVGPRRGERLSKLGIRTVLDLLYTLPFRYEDRRGVPSIENLREGEPQGFLATVSSIRKKEIRKLRVPVIEAILSDGSGSIKAVWFGQEYILKALPESAHAFFFGRIEYSEFDRSIVVKSPVFEKVDPGQKGRKSFHVNRIVPVYRESLGLTSSFFRKLMGETLLSLWGSDFDPLPESIRKKYVFDSWLKMIVGLHFPADIPSGGSLESLLDPSYPPRKRLIYEEFFLLEFLMFQKKADIRAQGRSNQYRIAPEDFTHFSSSLPFSLTNAQKKVMGEISADLEKDYPMNRLLLGDVGSGKTVIAAWALYLAIKSGFQCALMAPTEILAKQHEKTLSHLFSPLGLTPSLLTNSVKGSERKAIVSGVHSGQISLLVGTQALIQESLNFSCLGLVVIDEQHRFGVDQRRTLMGKGSQPDTLLMTATPIPRSLALSYYGDMDLSILDEKPPGRLPVQTRISRSDNDFWDRIVRPFLERGEQVFVVCPLIEESDVIEAKDASSHWEFLSTYFSPVEVGLLTGRMPYESREEMMSRFRSGEILMLVSTTVIEVGVDIPNATVMVVESAERFGLAQLHQLRGRVGRGSLPGFFFLLPGEGASDEAIARLHVLEESDDGFLVAEEDLRSRGPGEFLGTRQSGAPAFICADLLRDFDTLQSVRMDVRNFLQEGDSQRADHQKWVWAWTTVTDFIRSRYTGVEEWIRVR; translated from the coding sequence GTGCTGACCCCTGCCACCTCTATCTCATCCCTTCCTGATGTTGGACCCAGGCGAGGAGAGCGGCTCTCCAAACTTGGCATCCGGACGGTTCTCGATCTTTTGTACACGCTTCCTTTCCGCTATGAAGACAGAAGAGGTGTCCCCTCGATTGAAAACCTGAGGGAAGGGGAACCGCAGGGATTCCTTGCAACGGTCAGCTCCATCCGCAAAAAAGAGATTCGCAAGCTCAGGGTTCCTGTCATAGAGGCAATCCTTTCAGATGGTTCCGGGTCGATCAAGGCAGTGTGGTTTGGTCAGGAGTACATCCTGAAAGCGCTACCGGAATCTGCGCATGCTTTTTTTTTCGGACGAATCGAATATTCGGAGTTCGATCGTTCCATTGTTGTCAAAAGCCCTGTCTTTGAAAAAGTCGATCCGGGACAAAAAGGCCGTAAAAGCTTTCATGTCAACCGGATTGTACCTGTTTACAGAGAGTCTCTTGGTTTGACATCGTCTTTCTTTCGAAAGCTGATGGGGGAAACGCTCCTCTCACTGTGGGGGAGTGATTTCGATCCTCTTCCCGAAAGTATCCGGAAAAAATATGTATTTGATTCCTGGCTCAAAATGATTGTCGGACTTCATTTTCCTGCTGATATTCCTTCGGGTGGTTCTCTTGAATCCTTGCTTGACCCCTCTTATCCTCCCCGAAAGCGTCTGATCTATGAAGAGTTTTTTCTCCTCGAGTTTTTGATGTTTCAGAAAAAAGCCGATATCCGGGCACAGGGAAGATCCAACCAATACCGGATCGCACCGGAGGATTTCACCCATTTTTCCTCATCTCTGCCCTTTTCTTTGACCAACGCGCAAAAGAAGGTGATGGGAGAGATTTCGGCGGATCTTGAAAAGGATTACCCGATGAATCGCCTCCTTTTGGGTGATGTGGGATCCGGAAAAACCGTTATTGCGGCTTGGGCACTTTATCTTGCCATCAAATCCGGATTCCAGTGCGCGTTAATGGCTCCAACCGAAATTTTGGCGAAACAGCATGAAAAAACATTGTCCCACCTCTTTTCACCCCTCGGATTGACTCCATCCCTTTTGACTAATAGTGTCAAGGGATCTGAACGGAAAGCCATTGTTTCAGGGGTTCATTCCGGGCAGATCTCCCTTTTGGTGGGAACACAGGCGTTGATTCAGGAAAGTCTGAACTTTTCTTGCCTGGGACTTGTTGTGATCGATGAGCAACATCGTTTTGGTGTTGATCAGAGACGGACCCTGATGGGGAAGGGATCACAGCCGGATACCCTTCTGATGACCGCGACCCCGATTCCCCGATCTCTGGCACTGTCGTATTATGGTGACATGGATCTTTCCATTCTTGATGAAAAACCACCGGGGAGGCTTCCTGTCCAGACAAGAATTTCCCGGTCGGACAACGATTTTTGGGACAGGATCGTCCGTCCGTTTTTGGAGAGGGGGGAGCAGGTATTTGTTGTTTGCCCCCTGATAGAAGAATCAGATGTGATCGAAGCAAAGGATGCGAGTAGCCACTGGGAGTTTTTGTCGACTTATTTTTCACCTGTTGAAGTGGGACTCCTTACGGGGAGGATGCCTTACGAGAGTCGTGAGGAAATGATGTCCCGCTTTCGGTCGGGGGAGATTTTGATGCTTGTTTCCACAACAGTGATTGAGGTAGGTGTTGACATCCCGAATGCCACAGTCATGGTTGTCGAGAGCGCTGAACGCTTTGGACTTGCTCAGCTTCATCAGCTTCGCGGGAGAGTTGGCCGGGGATCATTGCCCGGTTTTTTCTTTCTTCTTCCGGGTGAGGGGGCCAGTGATGAGGCGATTGCCAGGCTTCATGTCCTGGAAGAGTCGGATGACGGATTTCTTGTGGCGGAGGAGGACCTTCGCTCAAGAGGGCCAGGGGAGTTTCTTGGAACTCGCCAGTCCGGAGCGCCGGCCTTTATCTGTGCAGATCTTTTGAGAGATTTTGATACGCTACAATCTGTCCGTATGGATGTCCGAAACTTCCTCCAGGAAGGTGACAGCCAGAGAGCCGATCATCAAAAATGGGTCTGGGCATGGACAACTGTGACCGACTTTATTCGGTCACGATACACAGGAGTTGAAGAATGGATCAGAGTTCGCTGA